Part of the Halopseudomonas maritima genome, TCATGTCCAGTGCTTTGGCGACGCCGACCAGACGGGGCAGGCGCTGAGTACCGCCAGCGCCCGGCAGCAGGCCCAGCTTCACTTCTGGCAGGCCGACCTTGGCGCTCTTGACGGCGATGCGGTAGTGGCAGCTGACGGCGACTTCCAGGCCGCCGCCCAGGGCAGTACCGTGGATCACGGCAACGCTCGGCTTGCTGCAGGCCTCAATGCCGTTGACCACGTCCGGCAGGCTCGGCTCCTTCGGCGGCTTGCCGAATTCCTTGATGTCGGCACCGGCCATGAAGGTTGCGCCTTCACAGACCAGAACGACAGCCTTGACCTCGGGATCGGCCTCGGCAGCGCTGAAGCTGCTCTGCAGGCCTTCGCGTACAGCGATGCCCAGCGCATTGACCGGCGGGTTGTTGACGGTGACGACCGCAATGGCGCCTTTCCGTTCCAGAGTGACCACATCAGACATGCTGAATCTCCGTCTGTATTGTTGGGTGTGTTTCACTAAGCGAAATAGCGGAATCATGTTTCGCTAGGCAAAATACAAAAAATAAAACCGCTTGTCGATGCCCCGAGCGGGGGAAATGGAGGTTTATTAGTTAAGGTGATGGATGGCGCCCGCGCTAGCGCGGGCGGCTGGAGGCTGAAAGCTAGAAGCAAAAAGCAGTCCGAGCTGCTGGGCGGATTGGTGTTTGGTTTAGGGGGGGGGCGGGCTGAAGGCTGGAAGCTTGAAGCAGTCCGAGTTGTCGCGGGCGTTGGTCTTTTCCGCAGACTCCGCTTGACGGGCTTGTGCCCGGTCCCTCTCTGATTAAGCCTCCAGCCTCCAGCCACCGCCCAGCGGACGGTGTTAAACCCCCAGCCGCTCGATATCCCGTGCCAACATGGCCAGCTGGTGGGCGAGCTGGTTTTTGACGCGTTCTTCGGAGACTAGATAGGACGGGGCGCCGCAGGTGAGGACCATCAGGCTGCCGTCCTGCAGGTGCAGGGGCACGCCGGCGGCGTTGACGTTGCGGTCCCAATCGCCAAGCGAGAGGCAGAAGCCCTGATCCTGATATTCGGCGAAGCTGCGTTGCAGCGAGGCGTACAGTTCCGTCCAGGTGTCCGGGTTGCGGGCCTTGATGGCGTCGAGCAGGTGGCTGCGCTCGTCTTCTTTCATGGCCGCCAGGTAGGCCCGGCCGGCGGCGGTGGTGGCCAGCGGCAGGCGCTCGCCCACATCCATGCGCAGGGAGGTGGATTCCGACGGGCGGCAGTTTTCGACGTAGATCATCGACAACCGGTCGCGGCAGGTCAGGCCGACCGAGGTGTTGGTGTTGCGGGCAAACTCGTCCAGATAGGGCTTGGCCAGCTGGCGTACGCGCAGGTTGGAGACGTAGGCGTAGCCGAGCGCCAGTACGCCCGAGTCGAGCTGATATTTTTCCAGCTGGGTGGAGTAGCTCAGGTAACCGAGCTTGGTCAGGGTGTAGGTCATGCGCGAGACGGTCGGCTTGGGCAGACCGGTAATGCGGGCGATATCCTGGTTGCCCATGACCACCGAACCCTGGCTGAAGGCGCGTAAGACGTCCAACCCACGAGACAGCGCTTCAACGAACTTGCGATCCTTGGCGGGGGGAGTGTCCTGTACTGCTGCTTCCAACTCATCTTTCATTGGGTTGTATACCTTGTGGCGCATCGGAGGGTGCGGCCGATGTGATTCGGTGCTTTCTTTATTATTGTTGTCAGAGCGCGGAACGATAGCACGATCAGGCGTTCTGCACAGTGATACAGCGGCGCTGTGTTGCTGTTTTGTTAACGGGGGCTGCAGCAAGTGTCTCGATCATTGCACAGTCACCCTCGAATAGAATAGCATCTTTTTGGTATTTCGTTTCGCAGTGCAAAACAATAGTTCAAAAAAAGAGGTTGAGATGTCTACACCTGAGCAGTACGCCGTCAGCTCACAGCTGGCCGAACTGGGTCATACCACCATCTTCGATATTCTCGATCAGTCCTGTAGCCGTTACGGCGACCAGCCGGCGTTCTCCTGTGGTGCCGACACTCTGACCTTTAACCAGCTGCGCGGCCGTGCCGACGCCTTTGCTCGCTATCTGCGCCAGCATGCCGGTCTTGAGCCGGGCGACCGGTTGGCGATTCAGCTGCCCAACCTGCTGCAATACACCATTGCCATCTTTGGCGCGTTGCGCGCCGGTCTGGTGATCGTCAACACCAACCCCCAGTACACCTACCACGAGACCCGTCACCAGTTCGCCGACTCCGGCGCACGCGCTGTGGTGGTACTCGACAAGCTGGTGCCGCTGGTGCGCAAGACTCAGGGCGCGACAGAGATCGAGACGCTGATCGTCACCAGCATGGATGACTACAGCAACCCGCAGTTTGACAGCAGCGAATCCGACGAGGTGCGTTTCATGCAGGCGCTGCGCCTGGGTGATGAGCTGCCGCCGATCGAAACCGAGCGCGGTCTCGACGATCTGGCGCTGCTGCAGTACACCGGCGGCACCACGGGCGTATCCAAGGGCGCGATGCTCACGCATCGCAATATCCTGTGCAACGTGCTGCAGGCGGTCAGCATCCTGCAGGAAGGCGACGTGAACTACGGTGCTGAGGTACGTGTTTCGCCGTTGCCGCTCTACCATATCTTTGCGTTCACGGCGAACTGCATCGCATCGGTTTATACCGGCTTTCATAGCATCCTTATCACCAACCCGCGTGATCTGGACGGCTTGATTGGTGATCTCAAGCGTCACCCCTTTACCCTGCTGACCGGCATCAACTCGCTGTTTGTGTCGTTGATGAACCATCCCGAATTCGACAGCGTCGATTTCAGCCGGCTGAAATGGGTCAATTCCGGCGGTGCGCCGCTCAACACCGAGATTGCCCGCCGCTGGCAGGCGCGCACCGGCAGTGTGGTACGTGAAGGCTACGGCCTGACCGAGACCTCGCCGGTGGTAGTCGCCTCGACATCCAAGACGCCCTATAAAGAAGGCTTTATCGGCCAGCCGGTGATTGATACCTGGGTCAAGACGGTCGATGACGACGGCAAGGAGACGCCGCGTGGTGAGCCTGGTGAAGTGCTGATCAAGGGGCCGCAGGTGATGCAGGGCTACTGGCACCGCCCGGATGAAACCGCAGCGACCTTCTCTGCGGACGGCTGGCTGAAAACCGGTGATGTAGGCGTGCTCGACGAGGACGGCTTCCTCAAGCTGGTAGATCGCAAGAAGGACATGATTCTGGTGTCCGGCTTTAACGTCTACCCCAATGATGTGGAAGACGCGGTCATGCGCCACGCGGGTATCCGTGAATGCGTGGCGGTGGGTGTGCCGGACGAGCGTACCGGCGAAGCAATCAAGATCTTTGTCAGCCTGAATGATGCTGCGCTGGATGAAGCGGCGATTATTGCCCACTGCCGCGAGAACCTGACCGGTTACAAGATTCCGAAGCACGTTGAGATTCGCGATGATCTGCCCAAATCCACCGTGGGTAAGCTGCTGCGTCGCGTGCTGCGCGACGAAGCGCGCGGTGAGGCCAAGGCGTGAGCGCGCCGCTGCAGTTCAGCCTGCAGGACGGCGTTGCCGAGATTCAGCTGGACGACGGCAAGGTTAATGCCCTGTCAGAAAGCATGCTGGACCAGCTGCTGGCTGCAATCGCCAAGGCGGCCGAGGCCGATGCGGCGCTGCTGATCAGCGGTCGCCCCGGTGTCTTTAGTGGCGGGTACGACCGCAAGCTGATCGACGCTGGTGGCCCGGCCTGCGACGCCATGCGCGCC contains:
- a CDS encoding IclR family transcriptional regulator: MKDELEAAVQDTPPAKDRKFVEALSRGLDVLRAFSQGSVVMGNQDIARITGLPKPTVSRMTYTLTKLGYLSYSTQLEKYQLDSGVLALGYAYVSNLRVRQLAKPYLDEFARNTNTSVGLTCRDRLSMIYVENCRPSESTSLRMDVGERLPLATTAAGRAYLAAMKEDERSHLLDAIKARNPDTWTELYASLQRSFAEYQDQGFCLSLGDWDRNVNAAGVPLHLQDGSLMVLTCGAPSYLVSEERVKNQLAHQLAMLARDIERLGV
- a CDS encoding AMP-binding protein — translated: MSTPEQYAVSSQLAELGHTTIFDILDQSCSRYGDQPAFSCGADTLTFNQLRGRADAFARYLRQHAGLEPGDRLAIQLPNLLQYTIAIFGALRAGLVIVNTNPQYTYHETRHQFADSGARAVVVLDKLVPLVRKTQGATEIETLIVTSMDDYSNPQFDSSESDEVRFMQALRLGDELPPIETERGLDDLALLQYTGGTTGVSKGAMLTHRNILCNVLQAVSILQEGDVNYGAEVRVSPLPLYHIFAFTANCIASVYTGFHSILITNPRDLDGLIGDLKRHPFTLLTGINSLFVSLMNHPEFDSVDFSRLKWVNSGGAPLNTEIARRWQARTGSVVREGYGLTETSPVVVASTSKTPYKEGFIGQPVIDTWVKTVDDDGKETPRGEPGEVLIKGPQVMQGYWHRPDETAATFSADGWLKTGDVGVLDEDGFLKLVDRKKDMILVSGFNVYPNDVEDAVMRHAGIRECVAVGVPDERTGEAIKIFVSLNDAALDEAAIIAHCRENLTGYKIPKHVEIRDDLPKSTVGKLLRRVLRDEARGEAKA